A section of the Equus caballus isolate H_3958 breed thoroughbred chromosome 21, TB-T2T, whole genome shotgun sequence genome encodes:
- the SLC12A7 gene encoding solute carrier family 12 member 7 isoform X1 — MSLRFVVTPAAGGLGDAEPRPEGGSSQRPGPPWTLDPDPAAGREPPREDALPILRYCREPSRYGDGNPRESSPFINNVEVDRESFFERKNMALFEEEMDSNPMVSSLLNKLANYTNLSQGAVEHEEGEESRRHEVKGPRMGTFIGVYLPCLQNILGVILFLRLTWIVGAAGVLESFLIVSMCCTCTMLTAISMSAIATNGVVPAGGSYYMISRSLGPEFGGAVGLCFYLGTTFAGAMYILGTIEIFLTYISPSASIIQADSVDGEAAAMLHNMRVYGTCTLVFMAMVVFVGVKYVNKLALVFLACVVLSILAIYAGVIKTAFDPPDIPVCLLGNRTLSRRGFDLCAKVHTINNSTATTALWGLFCNSSMPNATCDEYFAQNNVTEIQGIPGVASGVLLDNLWSAYSDKGAFVEKKGASSMAVPEESRASGLPYVLTDIMTYFTMLVGIYFPSVTGIMAGSNRSGDLKDAQKSIPTGTILAIVTTSFIYLSCIVLFGACVEGVILRDKFGEALQGNLVIGMLAWPSPWVIVIGSFFSTCGAGLQSLTGAPRLLQAIARDGIIPFLQVFGHGKSNGEPTWALLLTALICETGILIASLDSVAPILSMFFLMCYMFVNLACAVQTLLRTPNWRPRFKYYHWTLSFLGMSLCLALMFICSWYYALFAMLIAGCIYKYIEYRGAEKEWGDGIRGLSLNAARYALLRVEQGPPHTKNWRPQVLVMLNLDAEQQVKHPRLLSFTTQLKAGKGLTIVGSVLEGTYLDKRAEAQQAEENIRSLMGTEKTKGFCQLVVSSNLRDGMSHLIQSAGLGGMKHNTVLMAWPASWKQEDNPFSWKNFVDTVRDTTAAHQALLVAKNVDLFPQNQERFSDGNIDVWWIVHDGGLLMLLPFLLRQHKVWRKCRMRIFTVAQVDDNSIQMKKDLQMFLYHLRISAEVEVVEMVENDISAFTYEKTLMMEQRSQMLKQMQLSKTERQREAQLIHDRNTASHSAAAGKTQPPSTPDKVQMTWTKEKLIAEKSKNRDPGVSGFKDLFTLKPEWGNLNQCNVRRMHTAVKLNDVLLNKSQDAQLVLLNMPGPPKNRQGDENYMEFLEVLTEGLNRVLLVRGSGREVITIYS; from the exons GAGATGGAAACCCGAGAGAGAGCAGCCCGTTCATTAACAATGTGGAGGTGGACAGAGAGAGCTTCTTTGAAAGGAAGAACATGGCGCTGTTTGAG GAGGAGATGGACAGCAACCCCATGGTGTCTTCCCTCCTCAACAAGCTGGCCAACTACACCAACCTGAGCCAGGGCGCCGTGGAGCACGAGGAGGGCGAGGAGAGCAGGAGGCACGAGGTCAAG GGCCCGCGCATGGGCACCTTCATCGGCGTCTACCTGCCCTGCCTGCAGAACATCCTCGGCGTGATCCTCTTTCTGCGCCTGACGTGGATCGTGGGGGCTGCCGGCGTCCTGGAGTCGTTCCTCATCGTGTCCATGTGCTGCACCTGT ACAATGCTGACCGCCATCTCCATGAGCGCGATTGCAACCAACGGCGTGGTCCCAG CTGGCGGCTCGTACTACATGATATCACGGTCTCTGGGGCCTGAGTTCGGAGGGGCCGTGGGCCTCTGCTTCTACCTGGGCACTACGTTCGCAGGGGCCATGTACATTTTGGGGACCATTGAGATTTTTCTG ACTTACATCTCCCCGAGTGCGTCCATCATCCAGGCTGATTCGGTGGACGGCGAGGCGGCGGCCATGCTGCACAACATGCGTGTGTACGGGACGTGCACGCTGGTCTTCATGGCCATGGTGGTCTTCGTGGGCGTCAAGTACGTCAATAAGCTGGCCCTGGTGTTCCTGGCCTGCGTGGTGCTGTCCATCCTCGCCATCTATGCTGGCGTCATCAAGACCGCCTTTGACCCCCCGGACATCCC GGTCTGTCTGCTGGGGAACCGCACGTTGTCAAGACGCGGCTTCGACCTCTGCGCCAAAGTCCACACTATCAATAACAGCACGGCCACCACCGCGCTCTGGGGCCTCTTCTGCAACAGCTCCATGCCCAATGCCACCTGCGACGAGTACTTTGCCCAGAACAACGTCACGGAGATCCAGGGCATCCCCGGGGTGGCCAGCGGCGTCCTCCTGG ATAACCTGTGGAGTGCATACTCAGACAAGGGGGCGTTTGTGGAGAAGAAGGGTGCATCTTCCATGGCTGTGCCGGAGGAGAGCAGAGCCAGCGGGCTGCCCTACGTCCTCACGGACATCATGACCTACTTCACCATGCTGGTCGGCATCTACTTCCCCTCGGTGACCG GTATCATGGCGGGCTCAAACCGGTCCGGGGACCTCAAGGACGCCCAGAAGTCGATCCCCACGGGGACCATCTTGGCCATCGTGACCACGTCTTTTATTT ACCTCTCCTGCATCGTGCTTTTTGGGGCCTGCGTCGAGGGCGTGATCTTACGAGATAA GTTTGGGGAGGCCCTGCAGGGGAATCTCGTCATTGGCATGCTGGCCTGGCCGTCTCCGTGGGTCATTGTCATCGGCTCCTTCTTCTCGACCTGTGGCGCCGGCCTGCAGAGCCTGACTGGGGCGCCGCGCCTGCTGCAGGCTATCGCTCGGGACGGCATCATCCCTTTCCTCCAG GTGTTCGGCCATGGGAAGTCCAACGGGGAGCCCACGTGGGCCCTGCTGCTCACGGCCCTCATCTGCGAGACCGGCATCCTCATTGCCTCCCTGGACAGCGTGGCCCCGATCCTCTCCAT GTTCTTTCTCATGTGCTACATGTTTGTGAACCTGGCTTGCGCTGTGCAGACCCTGCTGCGCACACCCAACTGGCGTCCGCGCTTCAAGTACTACCACTG GACGCTGTCCTTCCTCGGCATGAGCCTGTGCCTCGCGCTGATGTTCATCTGCTCCTGGTACTACGCCCTCTTTGCCATGCTCATAGCCGGCTGCATCTACAAGTACATCGAGTACCGAGG GGCCGAGAAGGAGTGGGGTGACGGCATCAGGGGGCTGTCACTGAACGCTGCCCGCTACGCCCTGCTGCGTGTGGAGCAAGGGCCCCCCCACACCAAGAACTGGAG GCCCCAGGTGCTAGTGATGCTGAACCTGGACGCGGAGCAGCAGGTCAAGCACCCGCGCCTGCTGTCCTTCACCACGCAGCTCAAGGCTGGCAAGGGGCTGACCATCGTGGGCTCCGTGCTGGAGGGCACCTACCTGGACAAGCGTGCTGAAGCCCAGCAGGCTGAGGAG AACATCCGGTCTCTGATGGGAACCGAGAAGACCAAAGGCTTCTGCCAGCTGGTGGTGTCCTCCAACCTGCGGGATGGCATGTCCCACCTCATCCAGTCGGCCGGTCTGGGGGGCATGAAGCACAACACGGTGCTCATGGCCTGGCCCGCGTCCTGGAAGCAGGAGGACAACCCTTTCTCCTGGAAGAACTTCGTCG ACACCGTCCGTGACACCACGGCCGCGCATCAGGCTCTACTGGTGGCCAAGAACGTGGATCTGTTTCCACAAAACCAGGAGCGGTTCAGCGATGGGAACATCGACGTGTGGTGGATCGTGCACGACGGGGGCCTGCTCATGCTGCTGCCCTTCCTGCTGCGGCAGCACAAG GTGTGGAGGAAGTGCCGGATGCGCATCTTCACGGTGGCCCAGGTGGACGACAACAGCATCCAGATGAAGAAGGACCTGCAGATGTTCCTGTACCACCTCAGGATCAGCGcggaggtggaggtggtggagatG GTTGAAAACGACATTTCGGCGTTCACGTATGAGAAGACCCTGATGATGGAGCAGAGGTCCCAGATGCTGAAGCAGATGCAGCTGTCCAAGACGGAGCGGCAGAGGGAG GCTCAGCTCATCCACGACAGGAACACCGCCTCCCACTCTGCGGCAGCCGGCAAGACGCAGCCGCCGTCCACGCCAGACAAGGTGCAGATGACCTGGACGAAGGAGAAGCTGATTGCTGAGAAGTCCAAGAACAGAGACCCCGGTGTGTCCGGGTTCAAAGACCTCTTCACTCTGAAGCC AGAATGGGGAAACCT GAACCAGTGCAACGTCAGGAGGATGCACACGGCCGTGAAGCTCAACGATGTCCTGCTCAACAAGTCCCAGGACGCCCAGCTGGTCCTACTGAACATGCCGGGGCCCCCCAAAAACCGGCAGGGGGACGAGAACT ACATGGAGTTCCTCGAGGTCCTGACCGAGGGGCTCAACAGGGTCCTCCTCGTCAGGGGCAGTGGCCGGGAGGTGATCACCATCTACTCCTAA
- the SLC12A7 gene encoding solute carrier family 12 member 7 isoform X3, translated as MPTNFTVVPVEARTDDAQDEAAEQTEAPGPPEGREPDCPSPGDGNPRESSPFINNVEVDRESFFERKNMALFEEEMDSNPMVSSLLNKLANYTNLSQGAVEHEEGEESRRHEVKGPRMGTFIGVYLPCLQNILGVILFLRLTWIVGAAGVLESFLIVSMCCTCTMLTAISMSAIATNGVVPAGGSYYMISRSLGPEFGGAVGLCFYLGTTFAGAMYILGTIEIFLTYISPSASIIQADSVDGEAAAMLHNMRVYGTCTLVFMAMVVFVGVKYVNKLALVFLACVVLSILAIYAGVIKTAFDPPDIPVCLLGNRTLSRRGFDLCAKVHTINNSTATTALWGLFCNSSMPNATCDEYFAQNNVTEIQGIPGVASGVLLDNLWSAYSDKGAFVEKKGASSMAVPEESRASGLPYVLTDIMTYFTMLVGIYFPSVTGIMAGSNRSGDLKDAQKSIPTGTILAIVTTSFIYLSCIVLFGACVEGVILRDKFGEALQGNLVIGMLAWPSPWVIVIGSFFSTCGAGLQSLTGAPRLLQAIARDGIIPFLQVFGHGKSNGEPTWALLLTALICETGILIASLDSVAPILSMFFLMCYMFVNLACAVQTLLRTPNWRPRFKYYHWTLSFLGMSLCLALMFICSWYYALFAMLIAGCIYKYIEYRGAEKEWGDGIRGLSLNAARYALLRVEQGPPHTKNWRPQVLVMLNLDAEQQVKHPRLLSFTTQLKAGKGLTIVGSVLEGTYLDKRAEAQQAEENIRSLMGTEKTKGFCQLVVSSNLRDGMSHLIQSAGLGGMKHNTVLMAWPASWKQEDNPFSWKNFVDTVRDTTAAHQALLVAKNVDLFPQNQERFSDGNIDVWWIVHDGGLLMLLPFLLRQHKVWRKCRMRIFTVAQVDDNSIQMKKDLQMFLYHLRISAEVEVVEMVENDISAFTYEKTLMMEQRSQMLKQMQLSKTERQREAQLIHDRNTASHSAAAGKTQPPSTPDKVQMTWTKEKLIAEKSKNRDPGVSGFKDLFTLKPEWGNLNQCNVRRMHTAVKLNDVLLNKSQDAQLVLLNMPGPPKNRQGDENYMEFLEVLTEGLNRVLLVRGSGREVITIYS; from the exons GAGATGGAAACCCGAGAGAGAGCAGCCCGTTCATTAACAATGTGGAGGTGGACAGAGAGAGCTTCTTTGAAAGGAAGAACATGGCGCTGTTTGAG GAGGAGATGGACAGCAACCCCATGGTGTCTTCCCTCCTCAACAAGCTGGCCAACTACACCAACCTGAGCCAGGGCGCCGTGGAGCACGAGGAGGGCGAGGAGAGCAGGAGGCACGAGGTCAAG GGCCCGCGCATGGGCACCTTCATCGGCGTCTACCTGCCCTGCCTGCAGAACATCCTCGGCGTGATCCTCTTTCTGCGCCTGACGTGGATCGTGGGGGCTGCCGGCGTCCTGGAGTCGTTCCTCATCGTGTCCATGTGCTGCACCTGT ACAATGCTGACCGCCATCTCCATGAGCGCGATTGCAACCAACGGCGTGGTCCCAG CTGGCGGCTCGTACTACATGATATCACGGTCTCTGGGGCCTGAGTTCGGAGGGGCCGTGGGCCTCTGCTTCTACCTGGGCACTACGTTCGCAGGGGCCATGTACATTTTGGGGACCATTGAGATTTTTCTG ACTTACATCTCCCCGAGTGCGTCCATCATCCAGGCTGATTCGGTGGACGGCGAGGCGGCGGCCATGCTGCACAACATGCGTGTGTACGGGACGTGCACGCTGGTCTTCATGGCCATGGTGGTCTTCGTGGGCGTCAAGTACGTCAATAAGCTGGCCCTGGTGTTCCTGGCCTGCGTGGTGCTGTCCATCCTCGCCATCTATGCTGGCGTCATCAAGACCGCCTTTGACCCCCCGGACATCCC GGTCTGTCTGCTGGGGAACCGCACGTTGTCAAGACGCGGCTTCGACCTCTGCGCCAAAGTCCACACTATCAATAACAGCACGGCCACCACCGCGCTCTGGGGCCTCTTCTGCAACAGCTCCATGCCCAATGCCACCTGCGACGAGTACTTTGCCCAGAACAACGTCACGGAGATCCAGGGCATCCCCGGGGTGGCCAGCGGCGTCCTCCTGG ATAACCTGTGGAGTGCATACTCAGACAAGGGGGCGTTTGTGGAGAAGAAGGGTGCATCTTCCATGGCTGTGCCGGAGGAGAGCAGAGCCAGCGGGCTGCCCTACGTCCTCACGGACATCATGACCTACTTCACCATGCTGGTCGGCATCTACTTCCCCTCGGTGACCG GTATCATGGCGGGCTCAAACCGGTCCGGGGACCTCAAGGACGCCCAGAAGTCGATCCCCACGGGGACCATCTTGGCCATCGTGACCACGTCTTTTATTT ACCTCTCCTGCATCGTGCTTTTTGGGGCCTGCGTCGAGGGCGTGATCTTACGAGATAA GTTTGGGGAGGCCCTGCAGGGGAATCTCGTCATTGGCATGCTGGCCTGGCCGTCTCCGTGGGTCATTGTCATCGGCTCCTTCTTCTCGACCTGTGGCGCCGGCCTGCAGAGCCTGACTGGGGCGCCGCGCCTGCTGCAGGCTATCGCTCGGGACGGCATCATCCCTTTCCTCCAG GTGTTCGGCCATGGGAAGTCCAACGGGGAGCCCACGTGGGCCCTGCTGCTCACGGCCCTCATCTGCGAGACCGGCATCCTCATTGCCTCCCTGGACAGCGTGGCCCCGATCCTCTCCAT GTTCTTTCTCATGTGCTACATGTTTGTGAACCTGGCTTGCGCTGTGCAGACCCTGCTGCGCACACCCAACTGGCGTCCGCGCTTCAAGTACTACCACTG GACGCTGTCCTTCCTCGGCATGAGCCTGTGCCTCGCGCTGATGTTCATCTGCTCCTGGTACTACGCCCTCTTTGCCATGCTCATAGCCGGCTGCATCTACAAGTACATCGAGTACCGAGG GGCCGAGAAGGAGTGGGGTGACGGCATCAGGGGGCTGTCACTGAACGCTGCCCGCTACGCCCTGCTGCGTGTGGAGCAAGGGCCCCCCCACACCAAGAACTGGAG GCCCCAGGTGCTAGTGATGCTGAACCTGGACGCGGAGCAGCAGGTCAAGCACCCGCGCCTGCTGTCCTTCACCACGCAGCTCAAGGCTGGCAAGGGGCTGACCATCGTGGGCTCCGTGCTGGAGGGCACCTACCTGGACAAGCGTGCTGAAGCCCAGCAGGCTGAGGAG AACATCCGGTCTCTGATGGGAACCGAGAAGACCAAAGGCTTCTGCCAGCTGGTGGTGTCCTCCAACCTGCGGGATGGCATGTCCCACCTCATCCAGTCGGCCGGTCTGGGGGGCATGAAGCACAACACGGTGCTCATGGCCTGGCCCGCGTCCTGGAAGCAGGAGGACAACCCTTTCTCCTGGAAGAACTTCGTCG ACACCGTCCGTGACACCACGGCCGCGCATCAGGCTCTACTGGTGGCCAAGAACGTGGATCTGTTTCCACAAAACCAGGAGCGGTTCAGCGATGGGAACATCGACGTGTGGTGGATCGTGCACGACGGGGGCCTGCTCATGCTGCTGCCCTTCCTGCTGCGGCAGCACAAG GTGTGGAGGAAGTGCCGGATGCGCATCTTCACGGTGGCCCAGGTGGACGACAACAGCATCCAGATGAAGAAGGACCTGCAGATGTTCCTGTACCACCTCAGGATCAGCGcggaggtggaggtggtggagatG GTTGAAAACGACATTTCGGCGTTCACGTATGAGAAGACCCTGATGATGGAGCAGAGGTCCCAGATGCTGAAGCAGATGCAGCTGTCCAAGACGGAGCGGCAGAGGGAG GCTCAGCTCATCCACGACAGGAACACCGCCTCCCACTCTGCGGCAGCCGGCAAGACGCAGCCGCCGTCCACGCCAGACAAGGTGCAGATGACCTGGACGAAGGAGAAGCTGATTGCTGAGAAGTCCAAGAACAGAGACCCCGGTGTGTCCGGGTTCAAAGACCTCTTCACTCTGAAGCC AGAATGGGGAAACCT GAACCAGTGCAACGTCAGGAGGATGCACACGGCCGTGAAGCTCAACGATGTCCTGCTCAACAAGTCCCAGGACGCCCAGCTGGTCCTACTGAACATGCCGGGGCCCCCCAAAAACCGGCAGGGGGACGAGAACT ACATGGAGTTCCTCGAGGTCCTGACCGAGGGGCTCAACAGGGTCCTCCTCGTCAGGGGCAGTGGCCGGGAGGTGATCACCATCTACTCCTAA
- the SLC12A7 gene encoding solute carrier family 12 member 7 isoform X5, with translation MSLRFVVTPAAGGLGDAEPRPEGGSSQRPGPPWTLDPDPAAGREPPREDALPILRYCREPSRYGDGNPRESSPFINNVEVDRESFFERKNMALFEEEMDSNPMVSSLLNKLANYTNLSQGAVEHEEGEESRRHEVKGPRMGTFIGVYLPCLQNILGVILFLRLTWIVGAAGVLESFLIVSMCCTCTMLTAISMSAIATNGVVPAGGSYYMISRSLGPEFGGAVGLCFYLGTTFAGAMYILGTIEIFLTYISPSASIIQADSVDGEAAAMLHNMRVYGTCTLVFMAMVVFVGVKYVNKLALVFLACVVLSILAIYAGVIKTAFDPPDIPVCLLGNRTLSRRGFDLCAKVHTINNSTATTALWGLFCNSSMPNATCDEYFAQNNVTEIQGIPGVASGVLLDNLWSAYSDKGAFVEKKGASSMAVPEESRASGLPYVLTDIMTYFTMLVGIYFPSVTGIMAGSNRSGDLKDAQKSIPTGTILAIVTTSFIYLSCIVLFGACVEGVILRDKFGEALQGNLVIGMLAWPSPWVIVIGSFFSTCGAGLQSLTGAPRLLQAIARDGIIPFLQVFGHGKSNGEPTWALLLTALICETGILIASLDSVAPILSMFFLMCYMFVNLACAVQTLLRTPNWRPRFKYYHWTLSFLGMSLCLALMFICSWYYALFAMLIAGCIYKYIEYRGAEKEWGDGIRGLSLNAARYALLRVEQGPPHTKNWRPQVLVMLNLDAEQQVKHPRLLSFTTQLKAGKGLTIVGSVLEGTYLDKRAEAQQAEENIRSLMGTEKTKGFCQLVVSSNLRDGMSHLIQSAGLGGMKHNTVLMAWPASWKQEDNPFSWKNFVDTVRDTTAAHQALLVAKNVDLFPQNQERFSDGNIDVWWIVHDGGLLMLLPFLLRQHKVWRKCRMRIFTVAQVDDNSIQMKKDLQMFLYHLRISAEVEVVEMVENDISAFTYEKTLMMEQRSQMLKQMQLSKTERQREAQLIHDRNTASHSAAAGKTQPPSTPDKVQMTWTKEKLIAEKSKNRDPGVSGFKDLFTLKPEWGNLQLTHGSCDERPRLCRGRRPVCNLSDEIGEGK, from the exons GAGATGGAAACCCGAGAGAGAGCAGCCCGTTCATTAACAATGTGGAGGTGGACAGAGAGAGCTTCTTTGAAAGGAAGAACATGGCGCTGTTTGAG GAGGAGATGGACAGCAACCCCATGGTGTCTTCCCTCCTCAACAAGCTGGCCAACTACACCAACCTGAGCCAGGGCGCCGTGGAGCACGAGGAGGGCGAGGAGAGCAGGAGGCACGAGGTCAAG GGCCCGCGCATGGGCACCTTCATCGGCGTCTACCTGCCCTGCCTGCAGAACATCCTCGGCGTGATCCTCTTTCTGCGCCTGACGTGGATCGTGGGGGCTGCCGGCGTCCTGGAGTCGTTCCTCATCGTGTCCATGTGCTGCACCTGT ACAATGCTGACCGCCATCTCCATGAGCGCGATTGCAACCAACGGCGTGGTCCCAG CTGGCGGCTCGTACTACATGATATCACGGTCTCTGGGGCCTGAGTTCGGAGGGGCCGTGGGCCTCTGCTTCTACCTGGGCACTACGTTCGCAGGGGCCATGTACATTTTGGGGACCATTGAGATTTTTCTG ACTTACATCTCCCCGAGTGCGTCCATCATCCAGGCTGATTCGGTGGACGGCGAGGCGGCGGCCATGCTGCACAACATGCGTGTGTACGGGACGTGCACGCTGGTCTTCATGGCCATGGTGGTCTTCGTGGGCGTCAAGTACGTCAATAAGCTGGCCCTGGTGTTCCTGGCCTGCGTGGTGCTGTCCATCCTCGCCATCTATGCTGGCGTCATCAAGACCGCCTTTGACCCCCCGGACATCCC GGTCTGTCTGCTGGGGAACCGCACGTTGTCAAGACGCGGCTTCGACCTCTGCGCCAAAGTCCACACTATCAATAACAGCACGGCCACCACCGCGCTCTGGGGCCTCTTCTGCAACAGCTCCATGCCCAATGCCACCTGCGACGAGTACTTTGCCCAGAACAACGTCACGGAGATCCAGGGCATCCCCGGGGTGGCCAGCGGCGTCCTCCTGG ATAACCTGTGGAGTGCATACTCAGACAAGGGGGCGTTTGTGGAGAAGAAGGGTGCATCTTCCATGGCTGTGCCGGAGGAGAGCAGAGCCAGCGGGCTGCCCTACGTCCTCACGGACATCATGACCTACTTCACCATGCTGGTCGGCATCTACTTCCCCTCGGTGACCG GTATCATGGCGGGCTCAAACCGGTCCGGGGACCTCAAGGACGCCCAGAAGTCGATCCCCACGGGGACCATCTTGGCCATCGTGACCACGTCTTTTATTT ACCTCTCCTGCATCGTGCTTTTTGGGGCCTGCGTCGAGGGCGTGATCTTACGAGATAA GTTTGGGGAGGCCCTGCAGGGGAATCTCGTCATTGGCATGCTGGCCTGGCCGTCTCCGTGGGTCATTGTCATCGGCTCCTTCTTCTCGACCTGTGGCGCCGGCCTGCAGAGCCTGACTGGGGCGCCGCGCCTGCTGCAGGCTATCGCTCGGGACGGCATCATCCCTTTCCTCCAG GTGTTCGGCCATGGGAAGTCCAACGGGGAGCCCACGTGGGCCCTGCTGCTCACGGCCCTCATCTGCGAGACCGGCATCCTCATTGCCTCCCTGGACAGCGTGGCCCCGATCCTCTCCAT GTTCTTTCTCATGTGCTACATGTTTGTGAACCTGGCTTGCGCTGTGCAGACCCTGCTGCGCACACCCAACTGGCGTCCGCGCTTCAAGTACTACCACTG GACGCTGTCCTTCCTCGGCATGAGCCTGTGCCTCGCGCTGATGTTCATCTGCTCCTGGTACTACGCCCTCTTTGCCATGCTCATAGCCGGCTGCATCTACAAGTACATCGAGTACCGAGG GGCCGAGAAGGAGTGGGGTGACGGCATCAGGGGGCTGTCACTGAACGCTGCCCGCTACGCCCTGCTGCGTGTGGAGCAAGGGCCCCCCCACACCAAGAACTGGAG GCCCCAGGTGCTAGTGATGCTGAACCTGGACGCGGAGCAGCAGGTCAAGCACCCGCGCCTGCTGTCCTTCACCACGCAGCTCAAGGCTGGCAAGGGGCTGACCATCGTGGGCTCCGTGCTGGAGGGCACCTACCTGGACAAGCGTGCTGAAGCCCAGCAGGCTGAGGAG AACATCCGGTCTCTGATGGGAACCGAGAAGACCAAAGGCTTCTGCCAGCTGGTGGTGTCCTCCAACCTGCGGGATGGCATGTCCCACCTCATCCAGTCGGCCGGTCTGGGGGGCATGAAGCACAACACGGTGCTCATGGCCTGGCCCGCGTCCTGGAAGCAGGAGGACAACCCTTTCTCCTGGAAGAACTTCGTCG ACACCGTCCGTGACACCACGGCCGCGCATCAGGCTCTACTGGTGGCCAAGAACGTGGATCTGTTTCCACAAAACCAGGAGCGGTTCAGCGATGGGAACATCGACGTGTGGTGGATCGTGCACGACGGGGGCCTGCTCATGCTGCTGCCCTTCCTGCTGCGGCAGCACAAG GTGTGGAGGAAGTGCCGGATGCGCATCTTCACGGTGGCCCAGGTGGACGACAACAGCATCCAGATGAAGAAGGACCTGCAGATGTTCCTGTACCACCTCAGGATCAGCGcggaggtggaggtggtggagatG GTTGAAAACGACATTTCGGCGTTCACGTATGAGAAGACCCTGATGATGGAGCAGAGGTCCCAGATGCTGAAGCAGATGCAGCTGTCCAAGACGGAGCGGCAGAGGGAG GCTCAGCTCATCCACGACAGGAACACCGCCTCCCACTCTGCGGCAGCCGGCAAGACGCAGCCGCCGTCCACGCCAGACAAGGTGCAGATGACCTGGACGAAGGAGAAGCTGATTGCTGAGAAGTCCAAGAACAGAGACCCCGGTGTGTCCGGGTTCAAAGACCTCTTCACTCTGAAGCC AGAATGGGGAAACCT GCAACTGACTCATGGTTCTTGTGATGAAAGACCCCGATTATGCCGTGGCCGGAGACCAGTCTGTAATTTATCTGATGAAATTGGAGAGGGAAAATGA